The following coding sequences are from one Methanococcoides orientis window:
- a CDS encoding ABC transporter ATP-binding protein, giving the protein MAFSVEEGEVFGFLGPNGAGKTTTMRMIQCISPMTSGKLEVFGMDVNRKQREIKFNMGVVPQENNLDPDFTVYENLLVFSRYFDIPEAEARRRVEELLEFVHLEEKRDTMTESLSGGMKRRLVLARALINRPRMLILDEPTVGLDPQSRHLMWDKLKGLKKEGVTIVLTTHYLEEASQLCDRLVIMDNGKILVEGSPEEMISENIGPAIVETEAVPGVISCLDNHQANYEILGEEVQIYTDNPQEVTDHLLSECELTSVTARASTLEDVFLKLTGRKLRE; this is encoded by the coding sequence GTGGCTTTTTCCGTGGAAGAGGGGGAGGTCTTCGGTTTCCTGGGACCCAATGGTGCGGGTAAGACCACTACCATGCGGATGATACAGTGCATCTCTCCCATGACCTCGGGTAAGCTGGAGGTCTTCGGAATGGATGTTAACAGGAAGCAGCGTGAGATCAAATTCAATATGGGTGTTGTTCCTCAGGAGAATAATCTGGACCCTGATTTTACTGTCTATGAGAACCTCCTTGTTTTTTCACGATATTTTGATATTCCTGAAGCTGAGGCCAGAAGGAGAGTGGAAGAGCTTCTTGAGTTCGTGCATCTGGAGGAGAAGCGCGATACCATGACCGAATCCCTGTCGGGTGGTATGAAGAGGCGGCTGGTGCTTGCACGGGCATTGATAAACAGACCCAGAATGCTGATACTGGATGAGCCTACGGTGGGGCTGGACCCGCAGTCCAGGCATTTAATGTGGGATAAGCTCAAGGGGCTCAAGAAGGAAGGGGTGACCATTGTGCTTACCACGCATTACCTTGAGGAGGCTTCCCAGTTGTGTGACCGGCTCGTGATCATGGATAATGGTAAGATACTGGTTGAAGGCAGTCCTGAGGAAATGATCAGTGAGAACATAGGTCCTGCCATAGTGGAAACTGAGGCTGTTCCCGGTGTGATCTCATGTCTTGATAATCATCAGGCTAACTATGAGATCCTCGGGGAGGAAGTGCAGATATATACGGATAACCCGCAGGAAGTGACAGATCATCTGTTATCGGAGTGTGAGCTTACCAGTGTCACTGCAAGGGCATCGACGCTTGAGGATGTGTTCCTGAAGCTTACGGGCAGGAAACTGAGGGAGTGA
- a CDS encoding metallophosphoesterase family protein has protein sequence MNILHISDLHFGPRHWDGDDQIMLEKINSFDADIVINTGDNTTDGLEDEFDEAGRFLKAIKCKNVISTWGNHDKRNMRSHEFFRKYIDNSEIISISETIKTRKKNIFLDREITKVEDYFTDINFIKSISINGKTVLIISIDTNELYSDDGYVEKEILNAVSKEIEQIEYDLPLLITHYSILGTDECPLKNSAALIDFVQKHKIEYVFCGHTHELEIMRTNDLYQGHSFTHFMCGSLSSSNHSNDDNMFLYYENVGSDDMHLHLIRIFLEKGKVHFKQENVF, from the coding sequence ATGAATATTTTACATATCTCTGATCTGCATTTCGGTCCTCGCCATTGGGATGGAGACGATCAGATCATGCTGGAGAAAATCAATTCATTTGATGCCGATATCGTCATCAATACCGGAGACAATACGACAGATGGCCTGGAAGATGAGTTCGATGAAGCGGGTCGCTTTCTAAAAGCCATTAAGTGTAAAAATGTCATCTCCACCTGGGGTAATCATGACAAACGAAATATGCGATCTCATGAATTCTTCCGGAAATATATTGACAATTCTGAGATCATCTCTATCTCTGAAACGATAAAAACACGCAAGAAAAACATTTTTTTAGACCGGGAAATTACCAAAGTTGAGGATTATTTTACCGATATAAATTTCATCAAGTCCATTTCGATAAATGGAAAAACAGTATTGATTATCAGTATCGATACCAATGAACTATACAGTGATGATGGGTATGTTGAAAAAGAGATCCTGAATGCTGTTTCAAAAGAAATTGAACAGATTGAATATGACCTGCCTTTGTTGATCACACATTATTCTATTTTGGGTACTGACGAGTGCCCCCTGAAAAATTCCGCAGCACTGATCGATTTTGTACAAAAACATAAAATTGAATACGTTTTTTGCGGTCATACCCACGAACTGGAAATTATGCGAACTAATGATCTATATCAAGGGCATTCCTTTACCCATTTTATGTGTGGCAGTTTGTCCTCTAGCAATCATTCCAACGATGATAACATGTTCTTGTATTATGAAAATGTGGGTAGCGATGATATGCATCTGCATCTGATTCGAATTTTTTTGGAGAAAGGTAAGGTACATTTCAAACAGGAAAATGTCTTTTAA
- the ribB gene encoding 3,4-dihydroxy-2-butanone-4-phosphate synthase, protein MSSNENYTDNINKALKAAQNGEMFFIFDSDSREGETDFVIAAGAVTPDDVRWMRRDGGGLICVALDGESSEKLGLPFISDILRDEIENYPALGTTVERGGDLAYDSRSSFSIWVNHRRTRTGIPDNDRALTINELSNITEKVLDGENVDFGSEFRTPGHVALLRAADRLVHERRGQTELSIAIAKMAGVTPAMVVCEMLDDASGKALSREDAMEYARLHDLVFLEGQEIVDAYEQWEKA, encoded by the coding sequence ATGAGTTCCAATGAAAATTACACTGATAACATCAATAAAGCATTGAAGGCCGCGCAAAACGGCGAGATGTTCTTCATCTTCGATTCCGACAGTCGTGAAGGAGAGACCGATTTTGTGATCGCTGCAGGAGCTGTTACTCCTGATGACGTGCGCTGGATGCGCAGGGACGGCGGCGGACTGATCTGTGTAGCTCTGGATGGCGAATCTTCTGAAAAGCTTGGTCTCCCTTTCATTTCCGATATCCTGCGTGATGAGATAGAGAACTACCCTGCCCTTGGCACTACCGTTGAAAGGGGCGGAGATCTTGCCTACGACAGCCGCTCTTCATTTTCCATCTGGGTGAACCACAGGAGAACACGAACAGGAATCCCTGACAATGACAGGGCACTGACAATAAACGAGCTCTCAAATATAACCGAGAAGGTCCTCGATGGCGAAAATGTCGATTTCGGCTCTGAGTTCCGTACACCTGGCCACGTTGCACTTCTGCGTGCAGCCGACAGACTGGTACATGAGCGCAGGGGACAGACCGAACTCTCCATTGCGATCGCAAAGATGGCAGGAGTCACACCTGCAATGGTGGTCTGCGAGATGCTTGACGATGCTAGCGGCAAGGCCCTCTCCAGAGAAGATGCAATGGAATATGCACGCCTGCATGATCTTGTCTTCCTTGAAGGACAGGAGATTGTGGATGCATATGAGCAGTGGGAGAAAGCTTAA
- a CDS encoding winged helix-turn-helix domain-containing protein/riboflavin kinase, whose product MHRINSLKHLALLGALKRSVKISSSEFTKYTSTSSKTAARTLKQLEEEGLIKRSIIPEGQMISITDEGRTWLEREYSDYRHIFCGDEKKVELYGNVITGLGEGQYYIAQEGYRSQFEEKLDFVPYPGTLNVRLTDHSADVQKNTGRKDMIQISGFTNGQRTFGSCNCYFVEVEGIPGAVVTPERSHYPHDLLEIISPVHLRETLNLKDGDEVKITIEDRSACE is encoded by the coding sequence ATGCATCGCATAAATTCTCTGAAACATCTTGCCCTTCTGGGCGCACTCAAGAGATCTGTCAAGATCTCTTCCAGTGAGTTTACTAAATACACTTCCACCAGTTCCAAGACAGCTGCAAGAACGTTAAAACAGCTTGAGGAGGAAGGCCTGATCAAACGCAGTATCATCCCTGAAGGCCAGATGATCTCCATAACCGATGAAGGTCGTACATGGCTTGAGAGGGAATACAGTGATTACAGGCACATCTTCTGTGGAGATGAAAAGAAGGTGGAGCTGTACGGAAATGTGATAACAGGGCTTGGCGAAGGCCAGTACTATATTGCTCAGGAAGGTTACCGCTCCCAGTTCGAGGAAAAGCTGGATTTCGTACCTTATCCGGGCACCCTGAATGTGAGACTTACCGATCATAGTGCAGACGTACAGAAGAACACCGGCCGGAAGGATATGATACAAATTTCCGGTTTTACGAACGGTCAGCGTACTTTTGGAAGCTGCAATTGCTATTTTGTGGAGGTTGAAGGCATCCCCGGTGCAGTGGTGACACCTGAACGTTCACATTATCCCCATGACCTGCTGGAGATCATATCCCCTGTGCATCTCAGGGAGACACTTAATCTCAAGGACGGGGATGAAGTAAAGATTACAATAGAAGACCGAAGTGCATGTGAGTGA